In one window of Littorina saxatilis isolate snail1 linkage group LG11, US_GU_Lsax_2.0, whole genome shotgun sequence DNA:
- the LOC138980312 gene encoding sodium/potassium-transporting ATPase subunit beta-1-interacting protein-like, giving the protein MAGKYLTRTIKTTLIAVFTFQLLSTVERQVFDFLGYMWAPIIGNFFQIIAVILGLFGACQHYRSFVVVYATWSLLWLGWNIFVICLYLEVGILNRNRERYILTIGTESKSWWLEHGIGCIITNNTWVSPQRSVETSRPIPPEEFVQGCILQYYYVEVIHAAVQVLLSVVGLVVSFIIIYNYLEEEDASSPANDELEFVKIRRRAPTTNTIESNNRATTSLTRTNFDNMAFENETLNDDSNDSLRRAYRLPPPGPRQYEQPPSYDTTMRNANMEAETRAANQYYSDRQSVRSKASTRSKRSTTAHHRGGNQASSRSRRSVRERDRDREQGATRQDLPWVQITPSASGSMVDGHTRHY; this is encoded by the exons ATGGCGGGGAAATACCTCACACGAACGATCAAAACTACGTTGATCGCGGTCTTCACTTTTCAGCTG CTGTCGACGGTGGAGCGACAGGTGTTTGACTTCTTGGGTTACATGTGGGCGCCCATCATCGGAAACTTCTTTCAGATCATCGCTGTGATCCTCGGCTTATTTGGTGCCTGTCAGCATTATCGCTCCTTTGTTGTTGTG TATGCCACATGGAGTCTGCTGTGGCTTGGATGGAACATATTTGTCATCTGCCTGTACCTTGAAGTCGGTATTTTAAATAGA AACCGCGAGCGCTACATACTAACAATCGGCACAGAGAGCAAATCATGGTGGTTGGAACACGGCATAGGTTGCATCATCACCAACAATACATGGGTGTCCCCTCAACGTAGCGTGGAAACCAGTCGCCCCATCCCGCCTGAGGAGTTCGTCCAGGGGTGTATCTTGCAGTACTACTATGTGGAGGTCATACACGCTGCAGTGCAGGTCTTGTTGTCG GTGGTAGGCTTGGTGGTGTCATTCATCATCATCTACAACTACCTGGAGGAGGAAGACGCCT CCAGCCCTGCTAACGATGAGCTGGAGTTCGTGAAGATTCGCAGACGGGcacccaccaccaacaccatcgAAAGCAACAACAGAGCCACCACCAGCCTCACCCGCACCAACTTCGACAACATGGCCTTCGAAAACGAGACTCTGAATGACGACAGCAACGACAGCCTTCGCAGAGCCTACCGCCTTCCTCCGCCAGGACCGCGGCAGTACGAGCAACCTCCTAGCTACGACACCACCATGAGAAACGCTAACATGGAGGCGGAGACTCGTGCCGCCAACCAGTActactcagacagacagagcgtgcGAAGCAAGGCGAGCACGAGGTCCAAACGCTCCACGACCGCTCACCACAGGGGAGGTAACCAGGCCTCTAGCAGGAGTCGCCGTAGCGTCAGAGAACGGGATCGCGACCGAGAACAAGGGGCGACGAGACAGGACTTGCCCTGGGTGCAAATTACGCCGTCTGCATCGGGAAGCATGGTCGACGGCCATACGAGACACTACTGA
- the LOC138980900 gene encoding uncharacterized protein: protein MNSGELQQTTYGYLDVPDTQGADLYSWNPCLSFTETPDCVDVAACQRGIDLKSSMNIGTQDSAQFVVTSGGHLTLQYTYTDPSGVNRTTVVTLECNPDAHDDEIAVYGEMVAFQYSLALTSRYACVRH from the exons ATGAATTCGGGCGAGCTGCAGCAGACAACTTATGG GTACCTGGATGTACCGGACACACAAGGAGCGGACCTGTACTCGTGGAACCCCTGTCTCAGTTTTACAGAAACTCCGGACTGTGTTGACGTTGCG GCGTGCCAGAGGGGCATAGACTTGAAAAGCAGCATGAACATCGGTACACAGGACAGCGCTCAGTTCGTCGTCACGTCGGGTGGACACCTCACCTTGCAGTACACCTACACGGACCCCTCAGGTGTTAACAG AACAACTGTCGTCACTCTCGAGTGTAACCCCGACGCTCACGATGATGAAATAGCGGTGTATGGGGAGATGGTGGCCTTTCAATAC TCCTTGGCTTTGACTTCAAGGTATGCTTGTGTTCGACACTGA